One genomic segment of Stigmatopora argus isolate UIUO_Sarg chromosome 1, RoL_Sarg_1.0, whole genome shotgun sequence includes these proteins:
- the vegfc gene encoding vascular endothelial growth factor C isoform X1 has product MLIPAVLLWILNVSKLCSGQDYMDYYAAGDTGTQAPVLSDDQVSLQSVVSVDQLLRLLYPEYNLIQQCLRKKSWHASSFSFPTSSASPAVHSNPDDGWVQLREEPLYKVDGTLAVIIEEIQRTSCQPREVCIEVTKEYPQSTTPFYRPRCVALHRCGGCCTNEAFYCTNTSHALVNKTLMEISPHRIDPSVIMVTFINHTACECRHKRPLRSIIRRAATDHLCPPPMVPCASTYLWDPVNCMCLPTEAINYSAKDTEALDSGLLALCGPNRVLKEPSCECVCRNGLTEASCGPGWKLDHNTCECQCEGRGEGKWCPVGQRWDEDLCGCVCATQCPGNQPLNPDTCLCQCRESSQSCLRQGKRFNPNTCSCYRLSCRTPRRPCLSGFYYSPPVCQCIPNYMKPEWN; this is encoded by the exons ATGTTGATACCAGCTGTGCTCCTATGGATTCTTAATGTCAGCAAGCTGTGCTCAGGACAAGACTACATGGACTACTACGCAGCTGGAGACACGGGAACCCAG GCTCCAGTGTTGTCAGATGACCAGGTCAGTTTACAGAGCGTTGTGAGCGTGGATCAGCTGCTGCGGCTTCTCTACCCTGAATACAATTTGATTCAGCAGTGCCTGAGGAAGAAGTCATGGCACGCCTCTTCCTTCTCCTTTCCCACATCCTCAGCAAGCCCGGCAGTCCATTCAAACCCCGACGATGGCTGGGTGCAGCTGAGGGAGGAGCCGCTTTACAAAGTGGACGGCACACTCGCAG TCATCATTGAAGAGATCCAGCGCACCTCGTGTCAACCCCGAGAGGTGTGCATTGAGGTGACCAAAGAGTACCCACAATCCACCACTCCGTTCTACCGCCCGCGCTGCGTGGCGTTGCATCGCTGCGGCGGATGCTGCACTAACGAAGCCTTTTATTGCACCAACACCAGTCACGCGCTGGTCAACAAGACG CTGATGGAGATATCGCCACACAGGATAGACCCCTCGGTTATCATGGTAACCTTCATCAATCACACGGCCTGCGAGTGCCGCCACAAGCGTCCGCTGCGCTCCATCATCAGACGAGCTGCCACGGATCACCT GTGCCCCCCTCCCATGGTCCCGTGTGCTTCAACGTACTTGTGGGACCCGGTCAACTGCATGTGTCTTCCGACGGAAGCCATTAACTATTCTGCCAAAGACACAG AGGCTTTGGACTCGGGGCTGCTGGCTCTCTGCGGCCCCAACAGGGTTCTGAAAGAGCCCAGCTGCGAGTGCGTCTGTCGAAACGGACTCACGGAGGCCAGCTGCGGTCCAGGGTGGAAACTGGACCACAACACGT GTGAATGTCAATGTGAAGGTCGCGGCGAGGGCAAGTGGTGCCCCGTGGGTCAGCGCTGGGACGAGGATCTGTGCGGCTGCGTGTGCGCCACCCAGTGTCCCGGCAATCAACCCCTCAACCCAGACACCTGCCTGTGTCAGTGCAGGGAGAGTTCACAGTCGTGTCTGCGGCAAGGAAAGAGGTTCAACCCCAACACCTGCAG TTGCTACAGGTTATCATGCAGGACCCCTCGCCGCCCGTGCCTATCTGGTTTTTACTACAGCCCCCCAGTGTGCCAGTGCATCCCCAACTACATGAAGCCCGAGTGGAATTAA
- the vegfc gene encoding vascular endothelial growth factor C isoform X3 — MLIPAVLLWILNVSKLCSGQDYMDYYAAGDTGTQAPVLSDDQCLRKKSWHASSFSFPTSSASPAVHSNPDDGWVQLREEPLYKVDGTLAVIIEEIQRTSCQPREVCIEVTKEYPQSTTPFYRPRCVALHRCGGCCTNEAFYCTNTSHALVNKTLMEISPHRIDPSVIMVTFINHTACECRHKRPLRSIIRRAATDHLCPPPMVPCASTYLWDPVNCMCLPTEAINYSAKDTEALDSGLLALCGPNRVLKEPSCECVCRNGLTEASCGPGWKLDHNTCECQCEGRGEGKWCPVGQRWDEDLCGCVCATQCPGNQPLNPDTCLCQCRESSQSCLRQGKRFNPNTCSCYRLSCRTPRRPCLSGFYYSPPVCQCIPNYMKPEWN, encoded by the exons ATGTTGATACCAGCTGTGCTCCTATGGATTCTTAATGTCAGCAAGCTGTGCTCAGGACAAGACTACATGGACTACTACGCAGCTGGAGACACGGGAACCCAG GCTCCAGTGTTGTCAGATGACCAG TGCCTGAGGAAGAAGTCATGGCACGCCTCTTCCTTCTCCTTTCCCACATCCTCAGCAAGCCCGGCAGTCCATTCAAACCCCGACGATGGCTGGGTGCAGCTGAGGGAGGAGCCGCTTTACAAAGTGGACGGCACACTCGCAG TCATCATTGAAGAGATCCAGCGCACCTCGTGTCAACCCCGAGAGGTGTGCATTGAGGTGACCAAAGAGTACCCACAATCCACCACTCCGTTCTACCGCCCGCGCTGCGTGGCGTTGCATCGCTGCGGCGGATGCTGCACTAACGAAGCCTTTTATTGCACCAACACCAGTCACGCGCTGGTCAACAAGACG CTGATGGAGATATCGCCACACAGGATAGACCCCTCGGTTATCATGGTAACCTTCATCAATCACACGGCCTGCGAGTGCCGCCACAAGCGTCCGCTGCGCTCCATCATCAGACGAGCTGCCACGGATCACCT GTGCCCCCCTCCCATGGTCCCGTGTGCTTCAACGTACTTGTGGGACCCGGTCAACTGCATGTGTCTTCCGACGGAAGCCATTAACTATTCTGCCAAAGACACAG AGGCTTTGGACTCGGGGCTGCTGGCTCTCTGCGGCCCCAACAGGGTTCTGAAAGAGCCCAGCTGCGAGTGCGTCTGTCGAAACGGACTCACGGAGGCCAGCTGCGGTCCAGGGTGGAAACTGGACCACAACACGT GTGAATGTCAATGTGAAGGTCGCGGCGAGGGCAAGTGGTGCCCCGTGGGTCAGCGCTGGGACGAGGATCTGTGCGGCTGCGTGTGCGCCACCCAGTGTCCCGGCAATCAACCCCTCAACCCAGACACCTGCCTGTGTCAGTGCAGGGAGAGTTCACAGTCGTGTCTGCGGCAAGGAAAGAGGTTCAACCCCAACACCTGCAG TTGCTACAGGTTATCATGCAGGACCCCTCGCCGCCCGTGCCTATCTGGTTTTTACTACAGCCCCCCAGTGTGCCAGTGCATCCCCAACTACATGAAGCCCGAGTGGAATTAA
- the LOC144079157 gene encoding ER membrane protein complex subunit 3 translates to MAGPELLLDSSIRLWVVLPIVFITFLVGVIRHYVTQLLHSDKKVDLEQLSDSQVLLRSRILRENGKYIPKQSFAMRKHYFNDTETGFFKKVKRKVVPKNPMTDTSMLTDMMKGNLTNVLPMIVIGGWINWAFSGFVITKVPFPLTLRFKPMLQRGIDLLTLDASWVSSASWYFLNVFGLRSMYSLILGQDNAADQSRVMQDQMTGAAMAMPPDPNKAFKSEWEALEIVEHKWFLENVEEELMARELNFAGSFSQDLKPPVF, encoded by the exons ATGGCTGGACCAGAGCTCCTGCTGGACTCCAGCATCCGTTTGTGGGTGGTGCTGCCCATCGTCTTCATCACCTTTCTGGTGGGCGTCATCCGACATTATGTCACTCAACTGTTGCACAGCGACAAGAAGGTGGACCTGGAGCAGCTTTCCGATAG tcAGGTGCTTCTGCGTAGTCGCATCCTCCGAGAAAACGGCAAATACATCCCCAAGCAG TCGTTCGCCATGAGGAAGCATTACTTCAACGACACAGAAACAGGCTTCTTCAAAAAGGTCAAGAGGAAGGTGGTTCCCAAAAACCCGATGACAG ACACAAGCATGCTGACGGACATGATGAAAGGAAACCTGACCAATGTGCTGCCTATGATCGTAATTGGCGGCTGGATCAACTGGGCTTTCTCCGGATTTGTCATAA CCAAGGTTCCATTCCCCTTGACGTTGCGGTTCAAGCCCATGTTGCAGCGTGGCATTGATTTGCTCACGCTGGACGCTTCCTG GGTAAGCTCCGCCTCTTGGTACTTCCTCAACGTGTTTGGCCTCAGGAGCATGTACAGCCTCATCTTGGGACAAGACAACG CCGCGGACCAATCGCGCGTCATGCAGGACCAGATGACTGGCGCCGCCATGGCCATGCCACCTGACCCCAACAAGGCTttcaaa AGCGAGTGGGAGGCGTTGGAGATCGTGGAGCATAAGTGGTTCCTGGAAAATGTGGAAGAGGAGCTAATGGCCCGAGAGCTCAACTTTGCAGGAAGCTTCAGCCAGGACCTCAAGCCACCGGTCTTCTAG
- the vegfc gene encoding vascular endothelial growth factor C isoform X2, whose protein sequence is MRHLFVFNFQAPVLSDDQVSLQSVVSVDQLLRLLYPEYNLIQQCLRKKSWHASSFSFPTSSASPAVHSNPDDGWVQLREEPLYKVDGTLAVIIEEIQRTSCQPREVCIEVTKEYPQSTTPFYRPRCVALHRCGGCCTNEAFYCTNTSHALVNKTLMEISPHRIDPSVIMVTFINHTACECRHKRPLRSIIRRAATDHLCPPPMVPCASTYLWDPVNCMCLPTEAINYSAKDTEALDSGLLALCGPNRVLKEPSCECVCRNGLTEASCGPGWKLDHNTCECQCEGRGEGKWCPVGQRWDEDLCGCVCATQCPGNQPLNPDTCLCQCRESSQSCLRQGKRFNPNTCSCYRLSCRTPRRPCLSGFYYSPPVCQCIPNYMKPEWN, encoded by the exons ATGCGCCATTTATTTGTCTTCAACTTCCAGGCTCCAGTGTTGTCAGATGACCAGGTCAGTTTACAGAGCGTTGTGAGCGTGGATCAGCTGCTGCGGCTTCTCTACCCTGAATACAATTTGATTCAGCAGTGCCTGAGGAAGAAGTCATGGCACGCCTCTTCCTTCTCCTTTCCCACATCCTCAGCAAGCCCGGCAGTCCATTCAAACCCCGACGATGGCTGGGTGCAGCTGAGGGAGGAGCCGCTTTACAAAGTGGACGGCACACTCGCAG TCATCATTGAAGAGATCCAGCGCACCTCGTGTCAACCCCGAGAGGTGTGCATTGAGGTGACCAAAGAGTACCCACAATCCACCACTCCGTTCTACCGCCCGCGCTGCGTGGCGTTGCATCGCTGCGGCGGATGCTGCACTAACGAAGCCTTTTATTGCACCAACACCAGTCACGCGCTGGTCAACAAGACG CTGATGGAGATATCGCCACACAGGATAGACCCCTCGGTTATCATGGTAACCTTCATCAATCACACGGCCTGCGAGTGCCGCCACAAGCGTCCGCTGCGCTCCATCATCAGACGAGCTGCCACGGATCACCT GTGCCCCCCTCCCATGGTCCCGTGTGCTTCAACGTACTTGTGGGACCCGGTCAACTGCATGTGTCTTCCGACGGAAGCCATTAACTATTCTGCCAAAGACACAG AGGCTTTGGACTCGGGGCTGCTGGCTCTCTGCGGCCCCAACAGGGTTCTGAAAGAGCCCAGCTGCGAGTGCGTCTGTCGAAACGGACTCACGGAGGCCAGCTGCGGTCCAGGGTGGAAACTGGACCACAACACGT GTGAATGTCAATGTGAAGGTCGCGGCGAGGGCAAGTGGTGCCCCGTGGGTCAGCGCTGGGACGAGGATCTGTGCGGCTGCGTGTGCGCCACCCAGTGTCCCGGCAATCAACCCCTCAACCCAGACACCTGCCTGTGTCAGTGCAGGGAGAGTTCACAGTCGTGTCTGCGGCAAGGAAAGAGGTTCAACCCCAACACCTGCAG TTGCTACAGGTTATCATGCAGGACCCCTCGCCGCCCGTGCCTATCTGGTTTTTACTACAGCCCCCCAGTGTGCCAGTGCATCCCCAACTACATGAAGCCCGAGTGGAATTAA